Proteins from a genomic interval of Indicator indicator isolate 239-I01 chromosome 19, UM_Iind_1.1, whole genome shotgun sequence:
- the OGFOD1 gene encoding prolyl 3-hydroxylase OGFOD1, producing MGAKRRGAAAAPGKKRGKRDVCAELCAALSDPALKERAAKAWERGESLHHEAAAVEPAPFRHCVIPDFLAEPAFAEALRDELLGLGFRKRRNDLLSLQQSEDLGGRSEPHIAALRHALCEEFRAWLSAVTQIELKPTLDISCAKYEYTDVLLCHDDELEGRRIAFILYLVPAWEKSDGGTLDLYSTDEHFEPQQIIKSLVPSWNTLVFFEVSPVSFHQVSEVVSPKCRLSLSGWFHGPAGAARRSLPRSPHLPRSPHLPRSPHLPCDHEILYEWINQVYLDMDSQAQIQEEFEERSEILLKDFLKKEKYQQLCEALEDKDIQWSSRGPANKRLYEAADEDSLPEGLKEFLRLLRSEALFLLLSNFTGLKLHFLAPSDEDEDAGEGQAADSAGHSSPKAEQEEAEAGADGNPQQPDSVPEAQEGEAQKGSGSTPVCTGELRHWTHGHYTLVHDTQATEFALDLLFYCGCEDWDPACGGFTSYIARGEDEELLTVNPEENCLALVYRDKETMKFVKYINHQSLAGLKKHPNRTGFWDFSFVYYE from the exons ATGGGCGCTAAGCGGCGTGGGGCAGCGGCGGCACCGGGGAAGAAGCGCGGGAAGCGGGACGTTTGCGCCGAGCTCTGCGCTGCTCTCAGTGACCCGGCGCTAAAGGAGCGGGCGGCGAAGGCCTGGGAACGCGGGGAGTCGCTGCACCATG AGGCGGCGGCGGTGGAACCGGCCCCGTTCCGGCACTGCGTCATCCCCGACTTCCTGGCGGAACCGGCCTTCGCGGAGGCGCTGCGCGACGAGCTTCTGGGACTGGGTTTCCGCAAGCGGCGGAACgatctcctctccctgcagcag TCCGAGGACCTCGGGGGAAGGTCAGAGCCCCACATCGCCGCGCTGAG GCATGCCCTGTGTGAAGAATTCCGAGCATGGCTTTCTGCTGTGACCCAGATTGAGCTGAAGCCAACTCTTGACATCTCCTGTGCTAAATATGAATACACTG ATGTCTTGCTGTGCCACGACGACGAGCTGGAAGGTCGGAGAATTGCTTTCATCCTCTACCTCGTCCCAGCCTGGGAGAAAAGTGATGGGGGAACCCTGGACCTGTACAGCACTGATG AACACTTTGAGCCACagcagatcatcaagtccttaGTGCCTTCCTGGAACACCCTGGTTTTCTTTGAAGTGTCTCCAGTCTCTTTCCACCAG GTGTCAGAGGTTGTGTCACCCAAGTGCCGCCTGTCCCTCAGTGGCTGGTTCCATGGCCCAGCCGGAGCCGCGCGCCGCAGCCTGCCCCGGAGCCCGCACCTGCCCCGGAGCCCGCACCTGCCCCGGAGCCCGCACCTGCCCTGCGAC CATGAAATTCTGTATGAGTGGATCAATCAGGTTTATTTGGACATGGACTCCCAAGCTCAAATCCAGGAGGAATTCGAGGAGCGCTCAGAAATTCTCCTGAAGGATTTTCTGAAG AAAGAGAAATAccaacagctctgtgaagcTCTGGAGGACAAAGACATCCAGTGGAGCAGCCGAGGGCCTGCCAATAAAAG GCTCTATGAGGCAGCAGATGAAGACAGTCTACCTGAGGGCCTGAAGGAGTTCCTGCGGTTGCTGCGCTCCGAGGCTTTGTTCTTACTGCTTTCCAACTTCACTGGCCTGAAGCTGCATTTCCTGGCTCCCtctgatgaggatgaggatgctggggaaggacaagcagcagacagtgctgggcacagcagtcccaaagctgagcaggaggaggctgaagcagGTGCTGATGGCAATCCCCAGCAGCCTGACAGCGTTCCTGAAGCCCAGGAGGGTGAGGCACAGAAAG GCTCAGGAAGCACCCCAGTGTGCACAGGGGAGCTGAGGCACTGGACCCACGGGCACTACACTCTGGTCCATGACACTCAAGCGACAGAGTTTGCTCTTGACCTGCTCTTCTACTGTGGCTGTGAGG actGGGATCCAGCATGTGGTGGCTTCACGTCCTACATTGCCAGAGGTGAAGACGAAGAG CTGCTGACAGTGAATCCAGAGGAGAACTGCTTGGCCTTGGTTTACAGAGACAAAGAAACGATGAAGTTTGTGAAGTACATCAACCACCAGAGCCTGGCAGGCCTGAAGAAGCATCCCAACAGAACAGGATTTTGGGATTTTTCCTTTGTCTATTATGAGTGA
- the NUDT21 gene encoding cleavage and polyadenylation specificity factor subunit 5, whose amino-acid sequence MSVVPPNRSQTGWPRGVNQFGNKYIQQTKPLTLERTINLYPLTNYTFGTKEPLYEKDSSVAARFQRMREEFDKIGMRRTVEGVLIVHEHRLPHVLLLQLGTTFFKLPGGELNPGEDEVEGLKRLMTEILGRQDGVQQDWVIDDCIGNWWRPNFEPPQYPYIPAHITKPKEHKKLFLVQLQEKALFAVPKNYKLVAAPLFELYDNAPGYGPIISSLPQLLSRFNFIYN is encoded by the exons ATGTCCGTGGTGCCGCCCAACCGTTCGCAGACCGGCTGGCCCCGCGGGGTGAACCAGTTCGGGAACAAGTACATCCAGCAGACGAAGCCGCTCACGCTGGAGAGGACCATTAACCT GTATCCTTTGACCAACTACACCTTTGGCACGAAGGAGCCCCTCTATGAGAAGGACAGCTCGGTGGCAGCTCGCTTCCAGCGCATGCGGGAGGAGTTCGACAAGATCGGCATGAGGCGGACGGTGGAAGGGGTTCTGATTGTCCACGAGCACAGGCTGCCCCacgtgctgctgctgcagctgggcactACCTTCTTCAAGCT ACCTGGTGGTGAACTCAATCCAGGAGAAGATGAGGTGGAAGGGCTCAAACGTTTGATGACAGAG ATACTGGGTCGTCAGGATGGTGTTCAGCAAGACTGGGTGATTGATGACTGCATTGGCAACTGGTGGAGACCAAATTTTGAACCTCCACAG tatcCCTATATCCCAGCTCACattacaaaaccaaaagagCACAAAAAGCTTTTCTTGGTGCAGCTTCAAGAAAAGG ctCTGTTTGCAGTTCCCAAAAATTACAAGCTGGTTGCTGCACCGTTGTTTGAGCTCTATGACAATGCCCCAGGATATGGCCCCATTATTTCCAGCCTTCCTCAACTTTTGAGCAG GTTCAACTTCATTTACAACTGA